The genomic window AATACAACAAAAAAGTCTATAACGGCAGTAATGATTTTGTTATGTACGGTGGTATCACCTTAAATTATGCTGTCGGAGGTCTGAATCCAGTTGCCGTGGAAACAGCTTTGAAATTAGGGGCTAAAATAGTGTGGCTCCCTACTATTCACGCTGCAAATCAGATGGAAAAATTTGGAAAAACCGGAGGCATAAATTGCGTTGAAGCTGGAAAACCGGTTCCTGTTTTGACAGAGATTTTTTCACTTATAAAAGAGTATGATGCAGTTTTAGCCACTGGACATCTATCTCCGGAAGAGATCTTCATCGTCGTAGATCATGCAAAAAAAATGGGTCTAAATAAGATTCTTATAAACCACCCGGAATTTTGGGTAGTGGGAATGAGTAATGAAGACCAAGAAAGATTAGTCAAGGAATACGGTGTCTATTTAGAGCGTTGCTATGCCCAACCAATGGGTGGCGGTATTTACAAAAGCAATCTCGAAGACAACTATGAACTTATAAAAAAAATAGGTTGTGAAAATATCATAGTCAATACCGATGGTGGACAGGTTGAAAATCCAAACTGGGAACTTGCCTTTGCAGAGTATATGCAATACCTTTTCGATAGGGGAATAACTAAAGAAGAGTTGGAAATAATGACTATTAAAAACCCGGCTAAATTATTGAATATAGGAAAATAAAGGAGGATATTATGATCAGTTTACTAATTATCATGGCTATAGTGACTTCAATAGCTCTCGGTTACAAAACAAAAATAAATACAGGTTTCTTCGCAATGGGGTTTGCTTATATCATCGGTTCTTTTGTCATGGGAATGAAGGCTAAAGAGGTCATCGGTACTTGGCCTATCAAAATTTTCTTTATTGTATTTGCAGTATCACTTTTTTATAATTTTGCGATACTTAATGGAACTCTGGAAAAACTAGCTCAGCATCTTTTGTACAGAACAAGAAAATTTCCTCATCTGCTTCCCTTTGCTATCTTTTTTGCTGCCATGATAATAGCTGCATTAGGTGCAGGTTATTATTCAGTTTTAGCTTTCTTTGGTCCGATAACACTTATTTTATGTGAAAAAACAGGACTAAGTAAATTAACTGGTGCTTTGGCTGTAAATTACGGATGCCTTGCCGGATCAAACTTTATGACAAGTGCAAGTGGTGTTATTTTCAAAGGTCTTATTGAAAATGCAGGTTATACTGAAAATGTATTCAGCTACACTACAACAATATTTGCTACCTCTGTTGCAATCCCTATCATTGTGCTTGGATCACTTGTTATGACCAACAAAAAAAATATATCCGATGCAACTATGGATGTTGCAGTTCCAGATGAGTTTAACGATAAGCAGAAGACTAACTTAAGATTAATTTATACAATGGTCTTTCTTGTACTTTTAGTTCCTGTTTTAAATATACTTATACCTGGCAACGAAACTATCAAATTTGTAAATTCAAAAATGGATATAGGTCTTATTGCAATTATTTTTTCAATCATAGCTCTTATGATGGGTCTAGGGAAACAAAAAGAAGTAGTTGCCAAAGTACCTTGGGAAACGATCATAATGATATGTGGTGTAGGAATGCTAATATCCATAGCTATCAAAGCCGGTACTATCGAGTTGCTTTCTGGATGGATCGGTACAAATATTCCTAAGCCTATGGTTCCTGTTGCACTGTGTATCGTTGGTGGTTCTATGTCTTTCTTTGCCAGTACATTAGGGGTTGTTGCACCTGCATTGTTCCCTATTATTCCGGCTATAGCCGTAGCAACAGGTTTAAATCCGGCAATATTATTTGCTTCAATCATAGTAGGAGCCCAGGCTACTTCTGTCTCCCCTTTCTCATCTGGAGGAAGTCTCCTGCTCGGTGCAGAAAGAGAAGAGCATAAAGACGTTCTCTTTAACCAACTTTTATTTAAAGGAGCTCCACTTTCTCTAATTGTTGCAACTGTATTTGGAGCAGTATTCAGTGCTGTAATGTAAATTTCAATATTTTTAAAAATTTACATTGAATTAAATTATAAAAACTTAAAATGATCCCCCTATAATGCAAGGGGGATCATTTTTAATTAGGTCTTTGACTTGCTTTTAAGTATAATTTTTATTGTTTTTAGTGGCCATTCATTATTTTTCTTATACTCCTGCTTATTTGAGAAGCGGTGACAGGTTTCATTAGATAGTCATCTATAATATTGTCATGCATATATTCTTCTAAAGGCTCGTCTGAATAAGCCGTTATCAAAATTACCTTAACTTCCGGCTTCTTTGCCTTTATTTTTTTAGAAATCTGTATCCCGTTGATTTCCGGCATAGCAAGGTCCGTTACCACAACTTTGAAGTTATCTTTTATATAATCAAATCTTTTTAAAATTTCACTTCCTTCAGTTATAACTGCAGTCTGATACCCCAAATTATTTAAACCATTTCCAAGCATCTCTGCAATATCTTTGTCATCGTCTATAACCAATATTCTTTCAGTTCCACTTATACTTATATTTTCTAAGTTTTCATCAGAAATCATTATTTTTTTTGTGGCTAATGGAAGGTAAACATCAAATCTACTGCCTTTATCTATTTCACTTGATACAACTATTTTCCCACCGTGCTTACTTACTATCCCCTGAACAATAGAAAGACCCAAACCGCTGCTCTTTTCAGATAGTTTCTTTGTAAAAAACGGATCAAATATCTTTTCCATTATCTCTTCATCTATACCGCATCCATTATCCTCAAAGGATATTATTATATAATCTCTCTTCTTGAGGTCGCTGCCCTGCAGAATTTCATCATCTTGGTATTTTACTCTGTCCGTACTTATTTTTAAGACCCCATTATTTTGATCCTTCATTGCATTGCATGCATTTGTGCAGAGATTCAATACAACCTGATGGAGCTGTGTCTCGTTTGCATAGACATCCCATTCACCATTTTTTATATCTTTTACAACTTTTATACTGGCAGGAAACAGGGATTCTGAAAACCTCAAAGCTTCCTTCAGAACCTTGTTTATAGAGATCATTTTATATTTTATCTTTATGTTTTTATCCCCGCTAAACAACCTTATTTGGTCTATAATCTCCTGAGCTCTCTCAGATGATTCGTATATGTTTTTGGCATAATCGTAACTCTTAATGTTTGGGTCTAAGTTTCTTAAAATCATTTCAGAATACCCCATAATCGGTGTCAGTACATTATTAAATTCATGAGCTATTCCCCCTGTGAGAGTTCCTATGGTTTCTAGCTTTCTTCTGTGATGCAGTTCCGCATCTTTTTTTCTCAGTTCCTCTGTGGATTTATTAATCTCTCTCAGGTAATTTGTCTCCATCTCGTAAGCTTCTTTATTTTTTATCATCCTCACAGTCAAAAAAACCACCCAAGAAAATATAAGTATTATTACTGCAGCAATAACAACACTGCTGTAAAGATAGTTTTCTATGGGTTCTTTTATCTCATCATAGGATATGATTATAGAGACAACCCAAAATTCTGTACCTATTTCAGCCCTTGAAAAAACACTGATTTTCTTAACTTTCTCTAATTTTTCCTGGGGCCACCAATAGGAATTATATATATAGAACCCCTCTTCTTCCGTCCGTTGTTTGTTTAAGAGTTTATTGAGTTCATGCAGGTCCAGATCAGGGTATTTTTCCTTTCTGAAGCTCACCATGTTACCACCTATATGAGATTTAACAGGATGCATAAGAATTTTACCGTTCACATCTTTTACTACGGCGTATCCATACTTTCCAGCCTTCACGGGTTCTACCAGGAGTTTATGAATATTTTCCAGTTTTATTTTTCCGAAAACCACCCCTATAATATCTCCATTTACAAAAACCGGTTCCGCGATATTGAAAGAAAATCCATCACTGCTGCTAAGATAAGACCTTCCTATATATGACTTTTTATTTTCTTTCACATACTCAAGTTCATCATATAAAATTTCATAATTCACCCTTGAATTATGAAATGGATAACTCAAAGTATTTTTTTTATCTAAATCTACGTAAAAGAGCTCTGACACCTCTCTTTCCTGTGTATGATAAAAAACTTCTAGAGTTTTTAAAATATCATCATTCATAAATTTTTCATCTGATTTTTCCAAATAGCGTCCTAGGTTTATGGTCATATCTTTCAGGCCCTTTTCTTTCTCCCCTACGTAAAGTTCCAGACTTTTACCGATAGATTTAGAAGAGGTCAAAAGGTGCTCTATCTGCTGTGTCATTATAGTGTTCTGATAATTCAAAAATCCCCTATAGCTTATATTCCCAACTATTAAAACAATAAAAAATATAATCACAACTGATAATATTTTCAAGGTATTTTTTTTCAAAAAAGCTCCTCCTCTCTCCTTATAAAGTGTTATAATAAGATTAAATACTTTATCAAATTCTTATTATAATTGCCAATATTTAATATATTACCATACTCCACCATTACCATGTCCTTAAATTTTAGAAGGAGGTTCCTTAATTTGAAGATTCACGAAATACTTATAGTCGATGATGACATTAAAATATGCAAACTCATAAAAGAAGCTCTTGATCCTGAAAATATAAAAACAACAATTGCAACAACAGGAAAAGAAGCACAGTCTCTTATCAGCTCTAAAGTCTTTGACCTCATAATCCTAGATATCATGTTAGGAGATACTGACGGATTCCAGCTTATGAGGAATATTCAGTTGGAAAAGATAGATACCCCTATAATTTTCCTAAGTGGTAAACAACAAGACTATGATAAAATTCTAGCCTTAGGAATGGGGGCCGACGATTACATAACGAAACCATTTAGCATCTCTGTTTTAATTGCCCGTGTAAAGGCACACCTCAGAAGAGGCGACCGTGCAAAAGACCTTCAAATGGCTTCATCAAAAATAATAAAAGAACCATTTATTTTAAACCTAGATACTTACCAATTATTTAAAAATGGTAAAGAAATTTTTCTCTCTGCAAAAGAGATTAAAATTATGAAGTTTTTTATGGAAAATCCAAATATAATATTTACAAAGGACCAGCTCTACGAAAAGATCTGGAACGATGTTTTTATAGACAACAATTCTGTCAGAGTTTACATTCTTAATCTGAGAAAAAAAATTGAAGATGACCCACAAAAACCAAAATATCTTAAGACAGCATGGGGAATCGGATATAAATTTACAGTTTAAGAAAAAATTAAATAACCCAAGTTGCTGCTTCATATTTAAAAATGTATAACTCATCAAAAATAATAGAATTTTTGGGCAAATTAAAACTGAAATTTTTAAATGTTGTAATGTCAGAGATAGATCCAGATAATATTTTATATTCTACAGGTAACCCTTTTTCATTTGTCATCAAATGGAGTCTTGCTCCGAAAAAAATTTCATTTTACTTGAAATGTGGTGTTATGATGGTTTAGTAGACAGTTTGACACTCAAAAATATATAATAAAAATAAATATAATTTTGAGTGACTAAGATGGAAGAAAAAAGAAAATATGCAAAATTTTCAGAGGAGAAACAGAAACAAATCGCTGAGCTTTCTTTTCTTAAAATAAAAACAAAGGTAGAGCTATCAAAGGAATATGGTATTACTACTAACACTGTTGCTGCCTGGGAAAAGAAATACTTTGGAGGTCCTAAGAAGGACATGGAATTAAGCGCTCAAGACAAAGAGAAAATATCGTCAAAAGAAAATTAAGGGTAGGTAGAAAGAATGATTTCTGGGGTACATATGTTACATATATTTGGACAAGCGAAGGTTGGCTATATTTAAGCACAATTATAGATTTTTTTATAGAAGAATTATATCCTGAGATATAGGTAAGCGCATGATTAGTGAGTTAGTGATTGATACTTTAACAAGGGCATTTTTACTGGAAGAACCAAAGGAAGGGCTAATAATTCATAGTGATCAAGGATCGCAATATTCAAGCAAGGAGTACTTTAACCTTGTAAACAAGTTAGGGTTAGTCCAATATATGAGTAGACGTGGGAACTGTTATGATAATGCAGTTATAGAATCTTTTCATGCTTCTTTGAAGAAAGAGATGGTTTGTGTGGAAGGCTTAGTAACTAAGAGGTATATCAAGACCATGGTATTTGACTACATGGAATTTTACAATAAAGAGAGGAGACACAGCTTCTTAGGAAATGTCTCCCCTGTTGAATTTGAAAAATTACAGAAAAAGTTGGTGTTAGGTTGACTACTATATTGACATAAGACCAATTTTATCGCATACCTTAACAAGGTAGCAACTTAGGTTAAAATTATAATTTTATTGATACTTCTCATATAGGGTCAGTCAAAAATAAACATGAAGGTGAGGAAATTAAATAGGATCATAGAGGAGAAAGCCTCAGATACAATTTTAAATTCATTAATTTGTACCCTCTATTTTATGATGAAAATCTTAATTTAAAAGTGAATACTCTGTTGACGGAATACCTCTTTCACCACAGGTTTATGAAATGTTGAACGGTGAAATATTAAAATTACTGTAAATTAAATTATTTTAAAATTATGAAATCATGCTTTTGGTATTTTAAATTTAAGTTAAATAAAAATGCCCCTAAGTTTTTTAGGGGCATTTTATGTCAATCAACCTTATGCTTTTTCAATAACTATTGGTTTACCTTTTTTTCTCCACTCTGCCATTTCAGAAACAGCGGTGAAAAGTACATCTGTAGATGAGTTAAGACCAGTTTCCACTGAATCCTGTATAACCCCTATAACAAATCCAACAGCCACTACCTGCATGGCAACTTCATTTTGGATTCCAAATAAACTACATGCTAACGGGATGAGAAGAAGGGAACCACCGGCCACACCTGATGCTCCACAAGCACTTACAGCTGAAAGTATGCTTAGAATTAATGCTGTCCCCATATCCACCTGGATTCCCAGCGTATTAACTGCAGCTAGAGTCAGCACCGAGATTGTAATTGCAGCTCCGGCCATATTGATCGTAGCTCCTAAAGGAATAGATACAGAATAAATATCTTTTTCTAATCCCAGTTCTTCACATAATTCCATATTTACAGGTATATTTGCAGCAGAACTTCTAGTGAAGAAAGCTGTGATTCCACTCTGCTTAAGGCACTTCATAACAAGCGGGTAAGGATTCTGACGAATCATAAAGAATGCAATCAGAGGGTTTACCACAAGGGCCATAAAGAACATACATCCTAGAAGCAGTCCTAAAAGACGCCCATAATCTACCATTGAACCTATACCATTTTCTGAAATAGTAGAAAATACCAATCCCATAATCCCAAGAGGTGCTAAGTTAATAACCCATCTTACAACTTGAGATAACGCATCTGAAAAATTAGAAATCATTGTTTTGGTTGTTGCAGGTGCATTTTTAAGTGCAACTCCTAGCAACAATGCCCATGACAGGATTCCTATGTAATTTGCACTAGCCAATGCATGTATTGGGTTGTCAACGACATTTAAAAGTAATGATTTTAAAACCTCTACAACTCCTGTTGGAGGTGCTACACTGTTTCCTGCACCGGCACCCAATTTAATAGCTACTGGGAACATAAAGCTTCCTATAACGGCAACAAGCCCCGCAGCAAAGGTTCCTACAAGGTAAAGAGTAATAACAGACTTCATATTTGTCTTTTGACCACTCTCGTGTTGAGATATAGCAGACATTACCAAGAAGAATACCAGAATCGGTGCAACTGATTTTAAGGCTCCCACGAATAATGATCCGAAAATTGATATTGGTTTGGCTAGATCAGGGACCGTTATTGCTAATAAAGTTCCAATCACTAAACCTACTATAATTCTCTTGACTAAGCTCAGTTGATTCCATTTACTAAATAATTTTTTCATCCTACCTCCATTATAATTATAATTATAGACTTTAATTTTCGCTCAAAAATAATTTTGAGTTTATTAAAAATTTTTCTATCCAACTTTTTGCATAGCTTAAACTCAATGAAAAATCCTTGAAAATTTCTACTACTGTTGCTTTTAATCTATCTAGACTCAAAATTTTTTTCAGATAATACTCTTTTTACACTTTTCCAGATGTATTCTATAGGGTTTAAGTCTGGAGAATATGGCGGTAAATATACCGCATTAATATTTAATTCTTTTGCTTTTGATAAAAACATATTACTATGGTGACTTTTGAAATTATCCAAAATTACTATTATATACTCATATTCCATATTTGCATCGCTGATTTCATTCAAAAATTCACTTAATGTTTCTTTCTTGGAATCTGGTATGCTTTTTGCAGTGCTGTTACCCACAATAGCATAAAATCCTATTGTACTCACTTTTAGTTTCTCGGTGTTTTTAATTATTGTTGGATTGTTTACAGAACTCCAAAACCTTACAGTATTTGGATTATTTTGAGAGCTGCTTTCATCTAAAAATCCTATAGCAAGCTTTTTAATGTCAAAATTAGGATCTTTTCTAAGAATTCCTATTGCTTCACTGAGTCTTTGATAAAGAATACTCTCTGCTTCGGCAGGTCTTTTACTTGACAAAATATATGGTTTCTTATGATGGAATTTGAATTTTTCTTTCAAAATTCTTGCGACATGATCGAAACAATAATTAACTCCAAACATTTCTTGTATTAAAATTTTAACATCTTTTGTGGTGAAAATTTGTTTTTCTATCAAGATTTGTTTTAATTCTTCAAATTCACGTAGAGTCAGTTTAGATGGCCTACCTGTTTGTTTTGTAGGGACTAAACCGTCATATCCATCTTCGTTCCAATAATGATACCAATCATAGATGGTTCGTCTTGGGACTTTAAAAGTATCAGCAGCATCTACGACTTTCATTCCATTACAAATAGTATTTAAACATAGCAACTTAATTTTTATTTTAGAATCTTTTTCGACTGCAATGTATTTTTCTAACAGTTCTGGATTAAGAATTTTCATAATAATCACCCATATAAATTATACTCTATTTTTAAATTCAGAAGTGTGATTATTTTTATAGATAATTATAAATAAATTTTTTATTTGAATTCTAATATCTGCTATTATATATCTTTTTTTCTGAACACATAAATTTTAACACATTTTTAATTTTTTTAAAAGAAAATTATGTAGTAATTTCGTTTTATGAGTTCTAATATTAAACATATATGCATTTTTATATCAACAGGACTAAAAAAATGGTACTTCTATTCTGACTAAATTATAATTTTTTAATCTAATTTTAATCTAATTTTATGCAAAAAAAACAGACAGAAAAACTGTCTGCTTTAAAATCTTATTTTTTGTATTAAATCTTCTACTTTACTTTCTGATCCTCTAAAGGGATTGACTCTATTCTTTCTTTCAAACTTTTTACTTTCTCCATTATTCCGTCAAGATGTTTCAAGAATGTAGTTCTGGTTCTAGTAGGAATCTTATCCTTTTTTACAGATAGGGCAACAAAAGCTTTTCCATCTTCCTGCCAGTAACTTTTTTCCTCTGCACTAGTCATAATATCTTCTGCAACATATTCGCTTAGATCTGTCATAATTTGATCAGAAAGTTTTTTATTGTAGAAATCAAGATCTGTAAGATAAGTTTCTATTATTTTTTTACTTTCTTTCAGAATTTCATTTTTTAATTCCTCTTTTGCAGTTGTTCTTGCTTTCATTCTGGCAACCTCTATACCGCTGTCTTCAACTTTTGCAGAGCCTACGATATACATATCTTCATTTTCATTTACAGAAGAGGCTATTTTCGCCTTTCTTAGAGGAGAACCTCCAGACAGACTTGTGCACCCTTGGATAAAAATCAATGAAGCCAAAATACACAGCATATAAAAGTTTTTCTTAATGATAATCCTCTCCCTTTAAATAAAAAATAATTGTAAAATATTATTTTCCAAGTAAAGCATTTTATAATAAAAAAATACAAAAAGCAACTTAAATCATTGGAGTTTAAAAATTTGACTATTTTTATGGTTTATAGAATGTTTTGTTTTTGCTGTTAAACAAAATATACTCTTTAAATTAACAGGTGAAGACGATTCTCAGTTATGTTTTATTAGAAAAACTAAAACTAAAAACAAACAAAATCAATTTAAGTTAAGTGCTATATATTACTTAAAAGGTTTGAAAAGACGTTTAAATCATTATCTTTTGATTTAAAATCTGCTTAATTTTTCATGGGTGAAGCTTGTTCTTTTTTGATATTGAGCACGAAACATCGGTGAATTAATTAAACCATGGAAATAGATACCGATTTCCATGGTTTAATTTTTATTTTGTTAGGATACGTATTTTAAATTTTTCTTTGAACTTTTCCGAATGAGCTACAACTACACCAAGTAGTATAAGTCCTAAAAAAACATTTCTCCACCAAGCATCTACATTCCCCTGCATATTGAATATATTCTCTATCAATCCAAGAATAAGAACTCCTACCAAACTTCCCCTTATTTTTCCAACCCCTCCGGTAATCAAGGTTCCGCCGATTACAACTGAAAGTATCGCTTTCATCTCGTAGGCATCCCCGGCTACTGGCTGACCAGCTCCTAGACGTGATGTTAATATTATTCCAGCAAGGGCAGCCAAGAAACCACTTGCCATATATACTACTAATTTTACATTTTTAACCTTAAGCCCCATCATTTCAGCACCTTTTTCATTACTTCCAATTGCATATATAGTTCTACCTAATCTTGTCTTTACCAATATGAAAGTTGCAATTAGAACGGTAGCTATGAAAATCCACACAGGTAAACCAATTCCTAA from uncultured Ilyobacter sp. includes these protein-coding regions:
- a CDS encoding IS630 family transposase; its protein translation is MKILNPELLEKYIAVEKDSKIKIKLLCLNTICNGMKVVDAADTFKVPRRTIYDWYHYWNEDGYDGLVPTKQTGRPSKLTLREFEELKQILIEKQIFTTKDVKILIQEMFGVNYCFDHVARILKEKFKFHHKKPYILSSKRPAEAESILYQRLSEAIGILRKDPNFDIKKLAIGFLDESSSQNNPNTVRFWSSVNNPTIIKNTEKLKVSTIGFYAIVGNSTAKSIPDSKKETLSEFLNEISDANMEYEYIIVILDNFKSHHSNMFLSKAKELNINAVYLPPYSPDLNPIEYIWKSVKRVLSEKNFESR
- a CDS encoding response regulator transcription factor, whose protein sequence is MKIHEILIVDDDIKICKLIKEALDPENIKTTIATTGKEAQSLISSKVFDLIILDIMLGDTDGFQLMRNIQLEKIDTPIIFLSGKQQDYDKILALGMGADDYITKPFSISVLIARVKAHLRRGDRAKDLQMASSKIIKEPFILNLDTYQLFKNGKEIFLSAKEIKIMKFFMENPNIIFTKDQLYEKIWNDVFIDNNSVRVYILNLRKKIEDDPQKPKYLKTAWGIGYKFTV
- a CDS encoding DUF6282 family protein: MENISLKGIVDLHVHSHPDIRERAYTDFELLEAGIKAGAKAIVIKTHHGTTMDRAYLANEYNKKVYNGSNDFVMYGGITLNYAVGGLNPVAVETALKLGAKIVWLPTIHAANQMEKFGKTGGINCVEAGKPVPVLTEIFSLIKEYDAVLATGHLSPEEIFIVVDHAKKMGLNKILINHPEFWVVGMSNEDQERLVKEYGVYLERCYAQPMGGGIYKSNLEDNYELIKKIGCENIIVNTDGGQVENPNWELAFAEYMQYLFDRGITKEELEIMTIKNPAKLLNIGK
- a CDS encoding IS3 family transposase; this translates as MISELVIDTLTRAFLLEEPKEGLIIHSDQGSQYSSKEYFNLVNKLGLVQYMSRRGNCYDNAVIESFHASLKKEMVCVEGLVTKRYIKTMVFDYMEFYNKERRHSFLGNVSPVEFEKLQKKLVLG
- a CDS encoding ATP-binding protein: MKKNTLKILSVVIIFFIVLIVGNISYRGFLNYQNTIMTQQIEHLLTSSKSIGKSLELYVGEKEKGLKDMTINLGRYLEKSDEKFMNDDILKTLEVFYHTQEREVSELFYVDLDKKNTLSYPFHNSRVNYEILYDELEYVKENKKSYIGRSYLSSSDGFSFNIAEPVFVNGDIIGVVFGKIKLENIHKLLVEPVKAGKYGYAVVKDVNGKILMHPVKSHIGGNMVSFRKEKYPDLDLHELNKLLNKQRTEEEGFYIYNSYWWPQEKLEKVKKISVFSRAEIGTEFWVVSIIISYDEIKEPIENYLYSSVVIAAVIILIFSWVVFLTVRMIKNKEAYEMETNYLREINKSTEELRKKDAELHHRRKLETIGTLTGGIAHEFNNVLTPIMGYSEMILRNLDPNIKSYDYAKNIYESSERAQEIIDQIRLFSGDKNIKIKYKMISINKVLKEALRFSESLFPASIKVVKDIKNGEWDVYANETQLHQVVLNLCTNACNAMKDQNNGVLKISTDRVKYQDDEILQGSDLKKRDYIIISFEDNGCGIDEEIMEKIFDPFFTKKLSEKSSGLGLSIVQGIVSKHGGKIVVSSEIDKGSRFDVYLPLATKKIMISDENLENISISGTERILVIDDDKDIAEMLGNGLNNLGYQTAVITEGSEILKRFDYIKDNFKVVVTDLAMPEINGIQISKKIKAKKPEVKVILITAYSDEPLEEYMHDNIIDDYLMKPVTASQISRSIRKIMNGH
- the sstT gene encoding serine/threonine transporter SstT, whose protein sequence is MKKLFSKWNQLSLVKRIIVGLVIGTLLAITVPDLAKPISIFGSLFVGALKSVAPILVFFLVMSAISQHESGQKTNMKSVITLYLVGTFAAGLVAVIGSFMFPVAIKLGAGAGNSVAPPTGVVEVLKSLLLNVVDNPIHALASANYIGILSWALLLGVALKNAPATTKTMISNFSDALSQVVRWVINLAPLGIMGLVFSTISENGIGSMVDYGRLLGLLLGCMFFMALVVNPLIAFFMIRQNPYPLVMKCLKQSGITAFFTRSSAANIPVNMELCEELGLEKDIYSVSIPLGATINMAGAAITISVLTLAAVNTLGIQVDMGTALILSILSAVSACGASGVAGGSLLLIPLACSLFGIQNEVAMQVVAVGFVIGVIQDSVETGLNSSTDVLFTAVSEMAEWRKKGKPIVIEKA
- a CDS encoding SLC13 family permease encodes the protein MISLLIIMAIVTSIALGYKTKINTGFFAMGFAYIIGSFVMGMKAKEVIGTWPIKIFFIVFAVSLFYNFAILNGTLEKLAQHLLYRTRKFPHLLPFAIFFAAMIIAALGAGYYSVLAFFGPITLILCEKTGLSKLTGALAVNYGCLAGSNFMTSASGVIFKGLIENAGYTENVFSYTTTIFATSVAIPIIVLGSLVMTNKKNISDATMDVAVPDEFNDKQKTNLRLIYTMVFLVLLVPVLNILIPGNETIKFVNSKMDIGLIAIIFSIIALMMGLGKQKEVVAKVPWETIIMICGVGMLISIAIKAGTIELLSGWIGTNIPKPMVPVALCIVGGSMSFFASTLGVVAPALFPIIPAIAVATGLNPAILFASIIVGAQATSVSPFSSGGSLLLGAEREEHKDVLFNQLLFKGAPLSLIVATVFGAVFSAVM
- a CDS encoding ABC transporter permease, encoding MSLDYKGLFEKLKKEGALGALIFLFIFATFMYEPFFSFRNLTNVMRQVSMLGLVSIGMTLVILTGGIDLSVGSVFAVAGMLAAKFSYMGTTMAIVIPLIIGLFMGGLNGLAITKLKIEPFVATLAMLMGGRGLAYIIGKEDTIRVDYSSAVNFVKLGRGEFLGIGLPVWIFIATVLIATFILVKTRLGRTIYAIGSNEKGAEMMGLKVKNVKLVVYMASGFLAALAGIILTSRLGAGQPVAGDAYEMKAILSVVIGGTLITGGVGKIRGSLVGVLILGLIENIFNMQGNVDAWWRNVFLGLILLGVVVAHSEKFKEKFKIRILTK